CCGCAAGGGGAGATGTTGTGCCATCGCGGCGTTCTGCATGGCGGGGCAGCCATCGGCGAAGGGGAAGGCCAGCTGCACAAACGCCGGGAGATGAAGGAGCTGGCTGCCGCAGCGGAGAGCCTGGAAAAGGCCACCGAGGATCTCAGGCGCCAGCGGCAGCAGCTCAAACAGACTTTCGGGGAGGCTGAAGAAACCCTGGCTGCCTTGGGCAGCGCTCTGCATGCCGAAGAGCTCCGCGCGGCCGACGGCGAAAAGGATCTGTTGCGCCTGCAGGAGGAAGCCGTCCGGCTGCAGGAGCGGAACGAGGTGCTGGCCTTCGAGGAAGAGCAGTTACTCGAGGAGCGGGACCGTCTGCTGCGGGAGAATGAACAGGCCGACGCCCGTGGCTCCGACTTGGAAGAGTTGCGGCAGGAGCAGGAGCGGGCGGTGACCGATCTCCAGCAGGAACTCGAAGAGCGGCGCCGGATGACAGAGTCGGTCAGGGAGAGGGTGACCGCGCTCAAGGTGGCGCTGGCCGGCCTGAAAGAGCGGGAAGAAGGGGGGCGGCGGAATCTGCAGCGCCTGCAGCGTTTTCGAAACGAATCCCGCGAGCGGCTGCAGAGGCTGGAGGAGCGACGGCAAGAAGCAGAGACCAGGCAACGTCAGCTGGCAGAGGCCGGCGGGAAAGCCCGGATCGAACTGGAAGTGCTGTTCAATCGCCGGGAGGAGGAAAAAAGCCGGATCGAGGGGCTCAGGGAGCGTTTTGATGAAAAAACCGGCCAGATGGAGGTCCTGGAGGAGGGGCTGAGGGTGCTGCGCAGGGATCTGGTCGCAGTACAGGAGTCACTGACCAAACGTCAGGTCCGGTTCCGGGAACTGCAGCTGGAACTGGATCATCTGCGGCAGACGGTGCTGGACCGCTACCGCATCGACCTGCTTCAGCTCGAGCCCGATGAGCGGCCATTTGACGAGGAGACGGCTGAACGGCGGCTGTCCGAGCTCAAGGAGCAGCTCGATGACATGGGGGAGGTCAACCTCACCGCCATCGACGAGTACCGGGAATTGGAGGAGCGCTGGCAGTTTCTCAACCATCAGGAGCAGGATCTGCAGACGTCCATGGAAGGTCTGCAGACAGCCATCGCCAAGATCAACCGCACCACCCGCAAGCGCTTCCGGGAAACCTTTCTGGAAGTCAATGCCCGGTTCCAGGAGGTTTTTCCCAGGCTGTTTCAGGGCGGTAAGGCCGAGTTGACCCTGACCGACGAGCAGGATCTGCTGGAAACCGGCATCGAAATCGTAGTCCAGCCTCCGGGCAAAAAGCTGCAAAATGTCGGGCTGCTGTCAGGAGGGGAGAAGGCCCTGACCGCCGTTGCCCTGATTTTCGCCATCTTTTTGATCAAGCCGTCGCCTTTTTGCCTGCTGGATGAAGTTGATGCACCACTGGACGATGCCAACATCAACCGGTTCAATGATATGATCCGTGAGATGTCTGACCGATCCCAGTTTATTATTGTGACCCACAACAAGCGGACCATGAGCATTGCCGATACTTTGTATGGTGTTACCATGGAGGAACCGGGAGTCTCTAAGCTGGTGTCCGTGCGGATGAGTGAAATATAGGAAAATTCATGCCTTTCAAGCACCTGCTGACAGAACTGCTGGAACGTATTCCCGGGGCCCTGGGGGCGATCATTGCCGATTGGGAAGGGGAGGCGGTCGATCACGTGGCCCGAATGGACGATTACGAGCTGCGGGTGATCGGGGCGCACAAGGGGATCATCCTGAGCAATCTGCGCCGGGTACTGGAGCAACTGGGCCGGGACCGCCTTCAGGAAGTCATTATTTCAACCTCCCGCAGCAGGACCCTGGTGCTGCCGGTGACCGAGGATTATTTTCTGGTTGTGACGGCCGATCGCGATGTCGTTCTGGGCAGGGCCCTTTTCGAGTCCCGCCGCTGTGTGGCGCGTTTGAAGAAAGAGATTGCCTGATCCGGAGCCAGGTCGGGCAGTAGTAGAGTTGAGGGGGATACATATGATGATGGAATGGTTCGGCCGCTGGATAGCGGCTGTTATCGATTGGTTGGCATGGACCGGGCTGCCGGAGGAAAACCGGGTCCAGATTGCCTGGGTCTTGCTCGGCATTCTGGCGGCGCTGGCCGTCGTTCTGATCATAGCTCTCGGAGTATCCCTGGTCCGGCGCGGCAAAGCGCCACCGGAGGTCGAAGAAGAACCCGGTCCCCCGGTTCCTCCTCCCATGGAGATGCCTCCGGAAAGGGAGATCCCCCTCGCGGAGGAAGAACCGGCCGTGCCCGAGGAGGAGGTTTCTGCGCCCGCCGAGGAGGGGATGGCGGACAGGGAGGTCGGGATCCCGCTTCCGGAAGAAAAGGTTTCGCTGAGGGCAACGGAAGCTCCTGCCCCTGAAGTCGAGGCTCCGCCCCCTGTCGAGCAGATGGCGCCGCCTGCCCCTGCACCGGAACCTGAAGTGGAGATGCCTGTCCCTGTCGAGGAGCTTCCGCCGGTGGTCGAGGAAGCGCCGGCCAGGGTCAGCCTGTTCGACCGGATGCGGGTTGGTCTGGCCAAGACGAAGACCTCGCTGGTAGGGCGCATCGACGATCTGCTGAGCGGTTCGTCGGCTATTGATGAAGACCTGCTCGAGGAGTTGGAGGAGGTTCTGGTCAGCGCCGATTTCGGTATGAAAACCACCACCGATCTGATGCAATCCCTGGAAAAAAGAATCGGCAGAGGTGAGGCCAAAAAACCGGAAGCCCTTCGCGCACTGCTCAAGGAGGAGATTCACCGGAGATTGCAGATGGAGGCTTCTCCCCTGAACCCGGAATCTTCAGCGCCCTTCGTCATCATGGTGGTGGGGGTCAACGGTGTGGGGAAAACCACCACCATCGGCAAGATAGCCCATCAATTCGTGGAGCAGGGCAAGACCGTTCTGTTGGGTGCGGGAGATACCTTCCGGGCTGCCGCTGCCGAGCAGTTGACGATCTGGGGAGAACGGGCCGGCGTGAATGTCATTTCCCAGAAGGCGGGCTCCGATCCGGCCGCTGTGGCTTTCGACGCCATCAAGGCCGCCCTCGCCCGAAAGGTGGATGTCCTGATTCTCGACACTGCGGGGCGGCTGCATACCAAAGTCAATCTCATGGAAGAACTCAAGAAAATCCGCAAGGTTCTCGATCGCGAATTGCCGGGTGCACCCCATGAGACCCTGCTGGTGGTCGATGCCACGACCGGGCAGAATGCCCTGGTGCAGGCGAAGTTGTTCCAGGAGGCCGTGGCCGTTACCGGCCTGGCCCTGACCAAGCTCGACGGAACCGCCCGCGGTGGCATGATCGTCGCGATCGGCAACGAACTTGGCCTGCCGGTGCGTTATGTCGGCATTGGTGAAGGGATCGACGATCTGCGGCCTTTTGATCCGACCCTTTTCGTAGAGGCGCTGTTCGAACGGTAACCGGTATAACCGCTTGACTTTTGGATACTGTTTACCTAGAATTTTGGCTCAAATGAGGAAGGGTTGCCGTGGATCTGAGCATCGTCATACGACTCGAAGAAAAGATCGATCAGCTTCTGGCGCGAAAGCAGGAGCTGGAGGAGGAATGCCGTAGGCTGACCAATGAAAATACGGCCCTTCTCAGGGAAAAAGAGGAGTTCGGTGCAGAATTGGATCGGATTCTCGCCAAACTCGATCGATTGGGCCAGGAGATCTCTTGAAGCAGGCTGTTCAGGTCACTATTCTCGGTCAGCAGTATACCGTGAAAAGCGAAGCCTCTCAGCATGAGGTGCTTAGGGTGGCCGAGTTTGTAAACGGGCAGATTTCCGATGTGCTCACCTCAGGTCGATCGGTGGATACCCTGAATACCGCCATTCTGGCATTGATGAATCTGGGTGGAGCCTATCTGCGGCTGCAGGAAAATACCGGGTCGGCCGAACAGGACCTGAGGGACAGATTGAAAAAGCTTCTGAGCCGTCTGGAGAAGGCCCTGCCCTGAGATTATGCTGATCCTTGGTCATGAATTCTTTCGCTGGCAAGCAGTATGTGCCTTCGGCACTGATCCGATCTCTGTGAAGAGTTTTCCGGATAGATTTGGTAGACGATTTTCCAAACAGACCTGTTGCCGATGGTCTGGTTTGTCCGACTTTAAAGTCAGATTTCGCAAATCCCGCCATTCAATTGGACGGTTGCCCCCTGTTGACTTGTGGGAAGTCATTCCGCGATGGGACGGTCGTTTTCGCGGGAAGTGAATAGCAGGCCATGATCGCCTTAGGGCCTGCAAAGGGACGACCTGCCATAAAAACCATTATGGCAGATTGAGCCGCTGACCTTCGGACCGATAGTCAAAAATCCTGCCTGTCTGTACCCTTCTGCAGAGATCGCCGTTTCCCGCGGAGATCGCTGATCCATGCCCAAAAAATCGATCAGAGCCGAGGTTCTCACCAGGCGCCGGCACCTGGCGGCGGAGACCTGCCTGCGGTGGAGTCTGTCGGCTCAGGAGCGGCTTCTGGAATCTTCTGAGTTTCGCAGGGCGGCCGCCGTTGCCCTTTACAGCCCTGTGCAAAATGAGGTTTTTACCGAAATGCTTTTCCACCAGGCTGTCCAGCATGGCAAGCTGGTGACTTATCCAAGGGTTCGCGGCAGCGAGCTCGAATTTGTCCAGGTCGATGAGTCGTCCAACCTTCAACCGGGCGCTTTTGGCGTTCTGGAGCCAAGGGGGGACCGGGTTGTTGAAACCTCCCGCCTGGACCTGGTCGTCGTTCCCGGAGTCGCCTACGACCGGGAAGGCCACAGGCTCGGCTATGGCAAAGGGTTTTACGACCGTTGTCTGCATGGGAAGCGGCGTCCCCGTTTTTTAGCCGGCCTCTGTTTTGAATTGCAGATAGTGAACAAACTACCGGCGGAGGCCCATGACGTTCGTATGGACATGGTGATGACGGAGAATTGCCGTTACGATTTTCCTCATGCCGCCGGATAACCCCAATAGTTTCCTTCCTGCTTTCTGGAAGGAACATGAGTGTTTCCTGTCGGAAGTCATCTGTTTTCTGCGGCCACCCGCCCAGGAAAAGAGATGCCTCGGGGAGGAAGCCGAGGAGGATAAAGGTCTTGAGCTTACAACTCGCACTGACAATCATCGTTGCCGCCCTGGCCTCCGGGGTCGGGTTGGGCATGCTGCTGCGCCACAAGCTGGGCGAGGCACGCCTTGCCACGGCTAAACAATCTGCCGAACTTATTATTTCAGAAGCGGAAAAAGAAGCGGATATCATTCGCAAAGAAGCGGTCATTCAGACCAAGGACGCAGTTTTTCAGGCAAAATCGGAATGGGAAAGCGAGGCCAGGGAGCTGCGTCGGGAGCTCCAGTCACTCGAGAAGCGGCTGCTGCAGAGAGAGGAAAACCTCGATCGCAAGGTGGAACAGCTGGATCTCCGTGACGCTGAACTCGGCAAGCGGGAAAAGCGTCTTGGTCAGCAGGAGGACCGGATCAAGGGGTTGGAGCAGGAAGTCGAACAGCTGGTGAACGAACAGCGGGACAAGCTGGAGAGGCTCTCCGGCATAACGGCTGAAGAGGCCAAGCAGCTTCTCATGGACATGATGGAAAGCGAAGCCCGTCATGACGGCGCCAAGCGGGTCAAGCAGATTGAGGACGAGGCCCGGGAAACGGCTGACAAAAAAGCCAAGGAGATTCTGGCCCTGGCAGTGCAACGGTATGCCGGCGATTATGTCGCGGAAAAGGCAGTCAGCGTCGTGCCGCTTCCTTCCGACGAAATGAAGGGCCGCATTATCGG
The genomic region above belongs to Syntrophotaleaceae bacterium and contains:
- a CDS encoding roadblock/LC7 domain-containing protein; the encoded protein is MPFKHLLTELLERIPGALGAIIADWEGEAVDHVARMDDYELRVIGAHKGIILSNLRRVLEQLGRDRLQEVIISTSRSRTLVLPVTEDYFLVVTADRDVVLGRALFESRRCVARLKKEIA
- the ftsY gene encoding signal recognition particle-docking protein FtsY, whose translation is MMMEWFGRWIAAVIDWLAWTGLPEENRVQIAWVLLGILAALAVVLIIALGVSLVRRGKAPPEVEEEPGPPVPPPMEMPPEREIPLAEEEPAVPEEEVSAPAEEGMADREVGIPLPEEKVSLRATEAPAPEVEAPPPVEQMAPPAPAPEPEVEMPVPVEELPPVVEEAPARVSLFDRMRVGLAKTKTSLVGRIDDLLSGSSAIDEDLLEELEEVLVSADFGMKTTTDLMQSLEKRIGRGEAKKPEALRALLKEEIHRRLQMEASPLNPESSAPFVIMVVGVNGVGKTTTIGKIAHQFVEQGKTVLLGAGDTFRAAAAEQLTIWGERAGVNVISQKAGSDPAAVAFDAIKAALARKVDVLILDTAGRLHTKVNLMEELKKIRKVLDRELPGAPHETLLVVDATTGQNALVQAKLFQEAVAVTGLALTKLDGTARGGMIVAIGNELGLPVRYVGIGEGIDDLRPFDPTLFVEALFER
- a CDS encoding cell division protein ZapB — translated: MDLSIVIRLEEKIDQLLARKQELEEECRRLTNENTALLREKEEFGAELDRILAKLDRLGQEIS
- a CDS encoding cell division protein ZapA — its product is MKQAVQVTILGQQYTVKSEASQHEVLRVAEFVNGQISDVLTSGRSVDTLNTAILALMNLGGAYLRLQENTGSAEQDLRDRLKKLLSRLEKALP
- a CDS encoding 5-formyltetrahydrofolate cyclo-ligase produces the protein MPKKSIRAEVLTRRRHLAAETCLRWSLSAQERLLESSEFRRAAAVALYSPVQNEVFTEMLFHQAVQHGKLVTYPRVRGSELEFVQVDESSNLQPGAFGVLEPRGDRVVETSRLDLVVVPGVAYDREGHRLGYGKGFYDRCLHGKRRPRFLAGLCFELQIVNKLPAEAHDVRMDMVMTENCRYDFPHAAG